One part of the Caproiciproducens sp. CPB-2 genome encodes these proteins:
- a CDS encoding ABC transporter permease → MLSKILLLLGITLMYSTPLVFGALGGVISERSGVVNIGIEGMMTVGAFTAAAVSYFTGSPWLGLLAAGAAGGLISLLHAVASVTFKADQTISGIAINLIGPGLALFFCRLMFDDATMTLPAKTLPKLFGESGFADSPLKNLNVDVTVVLALAVSAVMWFFLYRTKWGLHVRSVGEHPAAADTLGIHVSRVRYLCVFVSGVLAGFGGASMTLAIISQFTPTAISGQGFIALAAVIFGKWTPFGAYGACLLFGFAQALTIVLGGGDFAVPSQILAMLPYILTIVVLILFVGRSVAPKADGEPYEKGVR, encoded by the coding sequence GTGTTAAGTAAAATTCTTCTGTTGCTCGGCATTACGCTGATGTACTCGACCCCCTTGGTGTTCGGCGCACTGGGCGGCGTCATTTCGGAGCGCTCCGGCGTCGTCAACATCGGTATTGAGGGAATGATGACGGTAGGCGCGTTCACGGCGGCCGCGGTCAGCTATTTTACCGGCAGTCCGTGGCTCGGCCTGCTTGCGGCCGGTGCGGCGGGCGGCCTAATCTCCCTTTTGCACGCGGTGGCTTCCGTCACCTTTAAGGCGGACCAGACCATTTCCGGTATCGCCATCAATCTGATCGGACCGGGGCTGGCGCTGTTTTTCTGCCGCCTGATGTTCGACGACGCGACCATGACGCTTCCCGCAAAAACATTGCCGAAGCTGTTTGGGGAAAGCGGGTTTGCCGACAGCCCCTTGAAAAACCTGAATGTGGACGTCACGGTCGTGCTTGCGCTGGCGGTGTCCGCCGTCATGTGGTTCTTCCTTTACCGGACCAAATGGGGACTCCATGTGCGCTCGGTGGGCGAGCATCCCGCCGCGGCCGACACACTGGGTATTCATGTCAGCCGCGTCCGCTACCTGTGCGTGTTCGTATCCGGCGTTCTGGCCGGTTTCGGCGGCGCTTCCATGACGCTTGCCATTATCTCTCAGTTTACGCCGACCGCGATCAGCGGGCAGGGCTTCATCGCGCTGGCGGCCGTTATCTTCGGGAAATGGACTCCGTTCGGCGCTTACGGCGCATGCCTGCTCTTCGGTTTTGCGCAGGCTCTGACGATTGTGCTGGGCGGCGGCGACTTTGCCGTTCCGTCCCAGATTCTTGCGATGCTTCCGTACATTCTGACCATTGTGGTTCTGATTCTGTTCGTCGGCCGTTCGGTCGCCCCGAAGGCGGACGGCGAGCCCTATGAAAAGGGTGTAAGATAA
- a CDS encoding ABC transporter permease yields MKTTVKILKKPITSTFIAILFGFLVAAVVLVFAGYNPWESFGALFRGIFAKPKYISNVIIKATPIILTGLSVAFAFKTGLFNIGAEGQYIAGTIAAVCVGVKFDFAPVIQIPLVVLSGVLAGAVFGGIIGCLKARFGIHEVITSIMLNWIGLYLSNFIVNTAVYHQPNSTSSFAVNESSFTMLLPNWKTSKAGMAALKPHQWLYEMMLKTDVNFGILVAVIMALVIWVLLYRSTKGYELRAVGFNRDAAEFAGINVGRNITQAMLIAGALAGLAGALAITGTSPHKISQMAAFENNGFNGLSVALIAGSSPVGCIFAGLLFGGLLYGGQSVQQDVGAPTEIINIMIGTIVFFVALTKIVPSLADRLEKRGAHRVK; encoded by the coding sequence ATGAAAACAACAGTCAAAATTCTTAAAAAACCGATTACCTCCACCTTTATTGCGATTCTGTTCGGTTTTCTGGTTGCCGCGGTCGTGCTCGTGTTTGCGGGCTACAACCCATGGGAGTCCTTCGGGGCGCTGTTCCGGGGAATCTTCGCAAAGCCGAAGTACATTTCCAACGTCATTATCAAGGCGACGCCGATCATATTGACCGGACTGAGCGTCGCGTTTGCCTTTAAAACCGGCCTGTTCAATATCGGTGCCGAGGGCCAGTACATAGCGGGGACCATCGCCGCCGTCTGCGTCGGTGTCAAGTTTGATTTTGCCCCCGTTATCCAGATCCCGCTTGTAGTGCTTTCCGGTGTGCTTGCCGGGGCTGTTTTCGGCGGAATCATCGGCTGCCTGAAAGCGCGGTTCGGCATTCATGAGGTCATCACCAGCATCATGCTGAACTGGATCGGCCTTTACCTTTCCAACTTTATTGTCAATACGGCGGTTTACCATCAGCCGAATTCCACGAGCTCCTTCGCGGTGAACGAATCGAGCTTCACCATGCTCCTGCCGAACTGGAAAACCTCCAAGGCAGGTATGGCCGCGCTGAAGCCGCACCAGTGGCTGTATGAAATGATGCTGAAAACGGATGTGAATTTCGGCATTCTGGTCGCCGTGATCATGGCCCTTGTTATCTGGGTGCTGCTTTACCGCTCCACAAAGGGCTACGAGCTGCGCGCGGTCGGTTTTAACCGCGACGCCGCGGAATTCGCCGGAATCAACGTGGGCCGCAACATCACCCAGGCGATGCTGATCGCGGGGGCTCTGGCGGGCCTTGCGGGCGCGCTGGCGATTACGGGAACCTCGCCGCACAAAATTTCCCAGATGGCGGCGTTTGAAAACAACGGCTTCAACGGCCTGTCCGTCGCGCTGATCGCCGGTTCCTCTCCGGTAGGCTGTATCTTTGCCGGGCTTTTGTTTGGCGGACTGCTTTACGGCGGGCAGAGCGTGCAGCAGGATGTCGGAGCGCCGACGGAGATTATCAACATCATGATCGGCACCATCGTATTCTTTGTGGCTCTGACGAAAATCGTGCCGTCACTTGCCGACAGGCTTGAAAAGAGAGGTGCTCACCGTGTTAAGTAA